GAACGGCCGGAAGACGCCCGTCCACTCCGACCACGTGTCGAGGGCGTAGTCGGAGGTTCGGGTATAGAACTCCACCACCGCGGGGTCGACCCGAGCCGGATCAAAGCTCGCGCTCCGGAGGGCCTGCAGATCGGCGAGCAGTCCGCCCGGCTCCCCACGCAACGCGCGAAGGCCGCGCTCGGCGACGTAGGCGTCGAAGAACGACGATCCGATTCCCTCGGGCTTCCCCACGGGCCCGTCGAGCCAGGGATGGTCCTCGAGGCGAACGCGGCGGCCGGTCCAGCGTACCCAGCGCTGGGTCACGCGGTCGACGAGGTCCCCTCGCGCTTCGCCCCGCCCCATCGACGACCCCGGCGACGGGGGCCTCTTCACACCCTCTGCCACGCCGGCCCGCTCTCCAGCTTCGCGAGCCCCTCCTCGTCCGCGAAGAACCGGGTCAACCCGCAGTCCTTGCACACGACGATCCGGAACTTCGCCGCCTGGTACCACTTCCCGAGCTTGGGCAGGTAGTCGGGGGCGTAACCGCCGCCCGCGCTGACTCGCTTCACGCTCCGGAACAGGTTGTGGCCGCCGCAATCGGGACAAGCCGCCGGGGATCGCATCACACGCCTCCTGCGAGCCGGAGCGTAGCACCGGGTTGATCCACCTTCAGCCGCGTCCGATCGCGCTGCGAACCTCCTCAACGGAGATCTGGCGCCCGGCCAGCACGTCCGGCGGCAGACACCCCTCGACCACCAGAAGGCCGATCAGCACGTGCCGCCCCTCGATCTCCGCGGATCCATCCAGGAACGCCTGGTGGCGGGCGACGAACAACGCCCGCTTGGCATCCGGCGCCAACCCTTCGAAGTTCGGCTTGCGCATGGGACCGCACCTCACTCCGGACACAACGCGATCGCCTGCGTCCGGCAGGCCCCGGCCGCAGGTGCCCTCTCCGCACCGCTGCTTCCACGGCCGTAGGACCCTTCCTTCGAGTCGATCGTGTTCTGCGGGACGACGAGGTAATACGAGCTCGTCCCCGCCGGGAAGAACGTCCGCGTCAAGGCGCCGCCGTTCGTGCAGGTCTTCGGCGCGCGGTTCGCGTAGTCGCCGATCGTTCCCTCGTACACCGCGTAGTCGAGGTCGCTCGTGACGCACGAGGGGCCCCAGCGCAGCGTGATCTCCCCCGTGAGTTCCTTCGACACCCTCAGCCCGTTCGCGCCGTCCTTGGGAATGCGGCCGGCCGCGCCCCCCACCGCCGTGTCGCACAGGACCAGCACCGATCGGCTCACGTAGGTCGTGACGACCTCGCCGTTGCCGAACTCGAGGGCCGCCGCGAGGTGGGTCGCGTTCCCTCCGACCGGGCAGGTCGCGTAATGCACGACCTGCGTCGCGCCGCCCGTGTACGGAAATCGGTTGACCTGGGGCCACGCCGACGCGAGGCGGCTCGCCGAGGGCGTGGCGTCCTCGTACAGCAGGAACGCGGTGATGGTTCCGGAAGCGGCGACGCCGGAGAGTCCGTAGAAGCCATCCGCCGGGTCGCGGAAGCGGATCGTGACGGGAAACAACGGACCGGTTCCCACAGCGAGCACCTCGGGGCGCGGTATCTCGACGAGGTCGAGGTCGCGCTGCACCCGGGAGTAATCGAAGTCGAACGACCCCGTCGGGGTCTCGTCGACCCGCCCGAGGGCGAACCAGGCGTTCGCGCCGTCGGTCGATCGGGTCTCCACGAGGGTCGCCAGCTGCCCCGAGGGACAACCGACGGTGCAAGCCAGGCTCAGGTCGCCGTCGAGGTAGTAGACCGGTCCCGGCGCTCCCGGAGAGCAGCCGGAGCACCCGATCAGCCAGTTGGCTTCGGGGCAGGTTCCCTCGTTCGCCGTGGTGCGCTGACCGGGGGTCCAGAACCGGCCCACGATCGACGTGGAGTCGGTCGCCGCGCCGGCGGGGAACCGGACGTAGAAGTACCCCGTCTCGGTGATCTGGCCGAAGTCCTTGCTGAGGCACGAGGCATCGGCGGGCGCGAAGGCGCCCGGAACGAAGAGGAACAGGAGCAGCCAAGTACGGCGCATGGGCGTCGCCCCCGTGGAGCCTGGGGGAACCGTACTCCCCTGCGCCGCTCGTTACAAGGCCGCCTCTACCGTGCCTTCTTCGCTTCCTTCCACGCCGCGAGCACCTTCGCCTCCTTGTCGGGAGCCAGGCCGGCCTTGAGCTTGGCCCGTCGCTCGTCGGGGAGCGTCGCCCACCACTTGAGCGTGTCTTCGACGATCTCCTCCACGGGGCGGAACTTCAGCCCCTTCGCGATCGCCTTCTTGCAGTTGATCCGCGAGAACCCGGCGGTGGCGCCGGTCCCGGGAACCCACGACGGGAGCTCGGCCCACGCCGCGACCTCGTTCTTCTCGAGGAACGCGGCGTCGGTGAAGACGAGGGTCGCGTCGGACTTGGCGGCCTTCTTCGTCGACTCGAGCATCGCCTTGAACGAAAGCTCCTTCTCGGGGCCGGTCGCGTTGTAGATGCCGAAGTTCCGGTCCTCGAGGCACTTCACGATGAACGCCGCGAGATCGCGGACGTCGATGATCTGGGTCGGGTCGTCGGCCGGGGGGCACAACACCTCGCCGCCCTTCGCGATCCGGACCGGCCAGTACGTGAACCGGTCGGTCGGATCGAGGGGGCCGACGATCAACCCCGGGCGGATCGTCGTGGCGCGTCCGGGGAGCGACGCCTCCGCCTGCCGCTCGCACGCCGCCTTCAGCGCCCCGTAGTACTTCATCACCTCTTCGCTGTTCGGCTCGGTGAGCGGATCGGTCGGGGCGGTCTCGTCGGCGCCGGGCTTGGGGGTCTCGCCGAAGACCGAGATCGAGGAGATGAACAGGTACTGTCCGACGTTCGGCGCCAGGAGGTCGGCGGACAGCTTCACGATGCGCGGGACGTACCCCGAGTTGTCCACGACCGCGTCCCACTTGCGGTCCTTGAGCCCGTCGAGCTTGCCGTCGCGATCGCCCAGGATCGTCTCCACGTTCGGGAACATCCCGGGGTTGCGCTTGCCGCGGTTGAAGAGGGTCACCTCGTGGCCGCGGGCGAGGGCGTAGTCGACGGTGTGGGGGCCGAGGAACCCCGTGCCCCCGAGGATCAGGATCTTGAGGGGCTTGGGCGCCTTCGACGCCTGCGGGCGACGCCACACCGGGAGCCCCTCGGGCTCGTCGGCGGCGAACAGGCGGCCCCCGAGTTGCGAAACGACGACGGCGCCGGCGCCCGCGGCGACGGCGGACTTCACGAAGGTCCTGCGGTTTCCGGTCATGCAGCAGCTCCTTGAGCGGCGAGCGCCTTCTGGCGACGCGCGAGGTAGAACGCGAGAGGGATGCCGGCGAGGGCGACCGGCGCGAGGCCGAGCGCGAGCGCCGGACCGGCGATGCCGACGACGGCGGCCGTCGCCTGGAGTTGGGTCGCGAGCCAATCCGACCCGCGGTAGACGACGGTATCGAGGAAGCTCTTCGCCTTGTATTTCTCCTCCGCGGTCACGACCGTGAACAACGCCTCGCGTGCCGGACGCTCGAGGGCGAAGTGCGCGACCCGGCGGGAGACGCCGACGACGAGGAGCACGGGGAGGGTCGGGAACCAGCCGTAGACGGCGAGTCCCACGACCGTGAGCGCGGGAAGGACGACGAGCGCCGCCGACAGCCCGAGCCGGGTCATGATCCAGCCGGTCCCGACGATCTCGACGAGCGCGACGAGCGTGTTCTGGGTGAGGTCGACCTTGGAGAGGAGAGAGGCCCGGGACGCCGCGTCCGGGAGGGCGTCCTTGAGCAGGCGCGTCTGCTCGACGTAGAGGGTCGTGGAGCCCAGCGCGTAGAGCGCGATGATCAGCGCGATCCCCGCGAGGTACGGGGAGGTCAGCGCCAGCCGGAATCCGGCGAAGACGCCGCCGCCGATCCTCTCCCCCGCGTGGCCGGCGATCGCCCCCGACGAGCGCGAGCCCGCCCAGCGCGCGAGCCACAGCGCGCACCCGACCGCCACCTGGAGGAGCGCGGCGGCGAGAACCAGGAGGGGAACGATCCCGACCTTCGTGGCGAACAGCGCGACGACCGCGGGGCCGGCGATCGCCCCGGCGCTCCCGCCGGCGGCGATCAGCCCGTACAGGCGCCGCGCCTGGTCCTCGCGCCACAGGTCGGCCATGAACGCCCAGAACACCGAGACCACGAAGACGTTGTAGACCGACAGCCAGACGAAGAAGACCTGGGCGATCGTGGTCTTCCCGCCGCCCGCGGTCCACCAGAGGGCGAAGCCGGCGAGCATCAGGGCGAACGTCTCGTAGGCGACGGGGATGACCCGCCGGCGCGGGACCCGGGCGACGAGCCACGACCAGGCCGGGACGAGGACCAGCATCGAGCCGAAGGTCCACGCGAACAGCTCGGGAAGGCGGCCGACCCCGGCCTCGACGGCCATCGCGTCGCGGATCGGACGGAGGACGTAGTAACCGGCCAGCAGCACGAAGAAATAGGTGAAGGCCACGACCACCGCTCCGAACTCGTCGCGCTTCACACCCGGCAGTGTCGGCATCCACCCTCCCGAGACCCGGCCTTGTACGGGACTCGCCCGCCCGGGTTCTGGATTGACCGGCACCTTTGGCCGGATTCGCTGCAAGGCCCCATGATGTCCCGTCCATGCGATATCCCGTCTCCGAACATTTCGACGGCCGTCGATTCTTCAACCCGGGCGGCCTTCCCGCCGGGACGCCCCTGGACGTCCTTCGCTGGAAGCTGACCTCGCGCCCCGCGCGTTGGCCCCGCTCGGTCGCGAACACGCATCCGGTCCGGATCCCCGACGGCGTGGCCGCGGACGAGGTCGCGGCGACCTTCGTCGGGCACGCGACGTTCCTCCTCCAGTTCCGCGGCGCGAACCTGCTGACCGACCCGATCTGGTCCGCGTGCGCGGGCCCTTTCGGCCGCCTCGGCCCGCGGCGCGTGCGTCCCCCGGCGCTCGCGCTCGACGCCCTCCCCCCGCTTCGCGCGGTGCTCGTCTCCCACAACCACTACGACCACCTCGACCTCCCGACGCTGCGCGCCCTCGACCGCGCGCAACGGCCGCTGTTCGTCACGAGCCTCGGGAACGAGCGCTGGCTCAAGCGGCGCGGGATCCGCGACGTGGTCGAGCTCGACTGGTGGCAGACCCATCCGATGGGCGACGGGTTGTCGGTCACGTTCGTCCCGGCGCAGCATTTCGCCGCCCGCGGGTTCACCGACCGGTACAAGACGCTCTGGGGCGGGTTCGTGGTCGAGCGGAAGGGGGTGAAGGTCTACTTCGCCGCCGACTCGGGGTGGTTCGACGGGTTCCGGGCGATCGGCGAGCGCCTCGGGCCGTTCGACCTCGCGCTGCTCCCGATCGGCGCCTACGAGCCGCGCTGGTTCATGACCCCGGTGCACGTCACCCCCGAGGACGCGGTCCAGGCCCACCTCGACGTGCGCTCGCGCCTGTCGGTGGCGATGCACTTCGGGACCTTCCAGCTGACCGACGAGTCGATCGACGAGCCGATCGTGCGCCTGCGCGCCGCGCTGGCGGAGCGGGCGATCCCGGAGGGGACGTTCGTCGTGCCGGAGTTCGGGGAGACGATCCTCACGCGGAGGGCGGAAGCACGCCCAGGATCCACGTATGGAGCCGACCGCACGCGTCGCAGTTGAAGCCGAACGCCAGGTCGCCCGACGCGTCGCGGAACGGAATACCGGCGATCGCCGCGGCGTCGATCTCGTCCGGGTCGTAGGGCGCCGCGCGGTCCTGCCCGAACAGGAACGGCTCGAGGCGCGCCCCGCAGCGACACAGGCGCGAGAGCGGCCACGGCGCGCAGTCGATCCCCGACTGGAGCAGGCGCTCGCGTTCCCCTCGCATCCAGTCCGGAACGCCGTGGACCTCGCCCGT
This is a stretch of genomic DNA from Candidatus Polarisedimenticolaceae bacterium. It encodes these proteins:
- a CDS encoding NAD-dependent epimerase/dehydratase family protein, giving the protein MTGNRRTFVKSAVAAGAGAVVVSQLGGRLFAADEPEGLPVWRRPQASKAPKPLKILILGGTGFLGPHTVDYALARGHEVTLFNRGKRNPGMFPNVETILGDRDGKLDGLKDRKWDAVVDNSGYVPRIVKLSADLLAPNVGQYLFISSISVFGETPKPGADETAPTDPLTEPNSEEVMKYYGALKAACERQAEASLPGRATTIRPGLIVGPLDPTDRFTYWPVRIAKGGEVLCPPADDPTQIIDVRDLAAFIVKCLEDRNFGIYNATGPEKELSFKAMLESTKKAAKSDATLVFTDAAFLEKNEVAAWAELPSWVPGTGATAGFSRINCKKAIAKGLKFRPVEEIVEDTLKWWATLPDERRAKLKAGLAPDKEAKVLAAWKEAKKAR
- a CDS encoding MBL fold metallo-hydrolase, producing the protein MRYPVSEHFDGRRFFNPGGLPAGTPLDVLRWKLTSRPARWPRSVANTHPVRIPDGVAADEVAATFVGHATFLLQFRGANLLTDPIWSACAGPFGRLGPRRVRPPALALDALPPLRAVLVSHNHYDHLDLPTLRALDRAQRPLFVTSLGNERWLKRRGIRDVVELDWWQTHPMGDGLSVTFVPAQHFAARGFTDRYKTLWGGFVVERKGVKVYFAADSGWFDGFRAIGERLGPFDLALLPIGAYEPRWFMTPVHVTPEDAVQAHLDVRSRLSVAMHFGTFQLTDESIDEPIVRLRAALAERAIPEGTFVVPEFGETILTRRAEARPGSTYGADRTRRS